Part of the Lolium rigidum isolate FL_2022 chromosome 6, APGP_CSIRO_Lrig_0.1, whole genome shotgun sequence genome, ACTAGTGAGATTGTTAGTGTTACATATGCTTTATACTATTGTATTGGCCATTAACTCTTAGATGTTTCTTTAGAACGACATGAAGTACAAATCGATTACATACTAAAGTGATAGAATAAGTTCATTTTCAATATTGTACCTACACGGAGCTTATGTTGGCCTATTCGTTTATAATGTACAAAAAATGGCAGATCCGTACACCTAATATCGGGATTCAAACTACCTCATGTTTCCTAATACAAGTATCCTCTAGTGACTATATTAATGATAGCACGAACGAAACCACCTCTTACAATTCACCACGTTTATAATACATGTTTCTTTTATTGACATCTCTAATTAAACCGGACTCCTTGCTTCTTTGAGGGCATTTAACTGACGGGGCAACAACAGTTAGAATTGTCGTTGCAGAAGGCTCTAGGGACCGGTGGCTTGCCATGGCCGGCGCAGAACTGCTTGCACCGGCCTTTGGTGCAGTGTGGAAAATAGTTCGAGTAGCATGATGCCGGCAGAGGAAAAGCAGCAATCTCATGATCCACCTGCATGGGTACCTGTAAAAAAGAGAGAAATATGGAATAGTCATGTTACTACACATAAAAGGTTATGAAACTTTAATTTTAAAtctcaaaaaaatcaaaacttgTATTAACCATCGAAAGTAGTATAGCCAAGTCTGAAACGTGGCACTGGGATTAACCATGCATGCGGGAGTGTCAGGCTCATTTTTCTAGCTAATTATCTCCATTGGAAACCAAAAGGTACAACATAGTAGTAGATCATCTCCACCCAAATTGTAATTAATTGCATGATCAGCCAATTAATCCCAATGGCAgatcgagggggggggggggaagaaacGGAACAATTAAGATTTCGGCTCTCGGACTGAACACTAGCTAGCTTAATTCCGCTGAGGCCATGAAATCTTGTTTACCTGCTTAGCATCATCATGGCCTGGAGGTAGCTGCGCGTCCACCACGAGAACGacgagatggaggaggaggaggaggaggaggaggaggagaacacgAGTCTTCTTGGTGGATGCCGCCATGGTGAGGATGATGGACAGAGGAGAGAGGAGCTAAGGGAGGCCATGCCTTTTGAATCTGCCCAGTGCCCGTCCACGTCATGGAGTCCAGCACGGAAGCAACTAGCTCGTGGGATGGATAGAACGACATAGACAGGACACAGCACACTGAACTTTGTACGCATGCAAAAACAGAATGGAAACAATCAGACCAACAGCAACAGAGACAGCGCCCACACGTATGCGCTCCTGATCAGGTCAGGTGTGTGTGCATCGACTGCTATATAGGACTACAACTTCTCTATAGCCAGTGTGCGCGCTCGATCATGTGCCTACGTAGGTACACTGATTGAAGGTAAAAAAGGAGAGGCGATTCTACACATTATATATCTGATCGATCCACTCTTGAACAAAGCTCAGCTGTCGACAGCGGCAAACATATACGATGCGATTTACACATGATGGTACACCGCTCTTTTACAGGGGTTGGGGATGAGGCGTTGATCAAGGCGGTATCCTGGTCACCCCCACCATTTGGCTCTGTCAAGGTTAATGTTGATGCAGGTTGGGATTCTGTGTCAAAAATGGCAGGCATTGGTGTCATTATCCGCGACCACCTGGGACAGCCTATCCTCGCTGATTGGAAGCCAATTACGGGCTGCGCAAGTGCACAAGAGGCGGAGGTCATTGCATGCCTAGAAGGTCTCCGACACCTGACTGCCATTCGTCGCTGGCCTGCTTTTTTGGAATCTGATTGTGCTTGGGCGGTGCATGTGATATTGGATGATGCGGTGGTGCATGCTCCGGACTGGACCACGATTCTAGAGGCCCGGGAACTGTTGAAGATCTTCGGTGACATCTCCTTATCTAAGGTGGATCGGAGTCAGAATGGTGTTGCTCATATTCTAGCACAGTTAGGAAAATCAGGCTTTTCGGGTTGTATGAGTGATTCAGTCCCTGACT contains:
- the LOC124662042 gene encoding uncharacterized protein LOC124662042, which produces MAASTKKTRVLLLLLLLLLLHLVVLVVDAQLPPGHDDAKQVPMQVDHEIAAFPLPASCYSNYFPHCTKGRCKQFCAGHGKPPVPRAFCNDNSNCCCPVS